The proteins below come from a single Salinilacihabitans rarus genomic window:
- the lpdA gene encoding dihydrolipoyl dehydrogenase, producing MDDAATTDAPAGAVDGVPESTEVLVVGAGPGGYVAAIRAAQLGLDVTLVEKDAYGGTCLNEGCIPSKALVHGADVAHEATHAEHLGVTAEVDVDVGRLTAWKDDVVDRLTGGVEGLCRAAGVTLVDGRATFVDDHRARISTDEGDATLTFEYAIVATGSRPVEIPGFEPDGERILDSTDALDLSSAPDRLVVVGAGYIGMELSTVFAKLGTDVTVVEMLDDVLPMYDDEISRVVRERAVEFGVEFRFGERAADWEPTDDGVVVTVEDEDGATTDLAADAALVVAGREPVSETVGFEALGIEPDDRGFVPTDAQGRTARDHVFAVGDVAGEPMLAHKASHEGEVAAAAIAGEPAALDHEAMPAAVFTDPEVATVGLTREEAAEAGYDPVVGRMPLQANGRALTLGSTDGFVRIVADAATERVLGAGIVAPNASELIGEVALALEVGADLETLAGTVHTHPTLSEAVMEAAAAARGEAIHTR from the coding sequence ATAGACGACGCGGCGACGACCGACGCCCCCGCGGGCGCCGTCGACGGCGTCCCCGAGTCGACCGAGGTACTCGTCGTCGGGGCCGGCCCCGGCGGCTACGTCGCGGCGATCCGCGCCGCCCAGCTCGGCCTCGACGTCACCCTCGTCGAAAAGGACGCCTACGGCGGCACCTGCCTCAACGAGGGCTGCATCCCGTCGAAGGCGCTCGTCCACGGCGCCGACGTCGCCCACGAGGCGACCCACGCCGAGCACCTGGGCGTCACCGCCGAGGTCGACGTCGACGTCGGCCGCCTGACGGCGTGGAAAGACGACGTGGTCGATCGGCTGACCGGCGGCGTCGAGGGGCTGTGTCGCGCCGCCGGCGTCACGCTCGTGGACGGCCGCGCGACGTTCGTCGACGACCACCGCGCCCGGATCTCGACCGACGAGGGTGACGCGACCCTGACGTTCGAGTACGCGATCGTCGCCACGGGCAGCCGCCCCGTCGAGATTCCGGGCTTCGAACCCGACGGCGAGCGGATCCTCGACTCGACCGACGCGCTCGACCTGTCGTCGGCCCCCGACCGGCTGGTCGTCGTCGGCGCGGGCTACATCGGGATGGAACTGTCGACGGTCTTCGCGAAACTCGGGACGGACGTCACCGTCGTCGAGATGTTGGACGACGTCCTGCCGATGTACGACGACGAGATCTCGCGTGTCGTACGCGAGCGGGCCGTCGAGTTCGGCGTCGAGTTCCGGTTCGGCGAGCGCGCCGCCGACTGGGAGCCGACCGACGACGGCGTCGTCGTCACGGTGGAAGACGAGGACGGCGCGACGACCGACCTCGCCGCCGACGCCGCGTTGGTCGTCGCCGGCCGCGAACCGGTCTCGGAGACGGTCGGCTTCGAAGCGCTCGGGATCGAACCCGACGACCGCGGGTTCGTGCCGACGGACGCGCAGGGGCGGACGGCCCGCGACCACGTCTTCGCCGTCGGCGACGTCGCCGGCGAGCCGATGCTGGCGCACAAGGCCAGCCACGAGGGTGAAGTCGCCGCGGCCGCGATCGCCGGCGAACCGGCCGCGCTCGACCACGAGGCGATGCCCGCGGCCGTCTTCACCGACCCCGAGGTCGCGACGGTCGGGCTGACCCGCGAGGAGGCCGCCGAGGCGGGCTACGATCCGGTCGTCGGCCGGATGCCCCTGCAGGCGAACGGCCGGGCGCTGACCCTCGGATCGACCGACGGCTTCGTCCGGATCGTCGCGGACGCGGCCACCGAGCGCGTCCTCGGCGCGGGGATCGTCGCCCCGAACGCCTCCGAACTGATCGGCGAGGTCGCCCTCGCGCTGGAGGTCGGCGCCGACCTCGAGACGCTCGCCGGCACCGTCCACACGCACCCGACGCTGTCGGAGGCGGTGATGGAGGCCGCCGCGGCCGCCCGCGGCGAGGCCATCCACACGCGCTGA
- a CDS encoding GAF domain-containing protein: MAEQTLEGGVGDRRSDDELTVLLVARSSAAEALEAGLRREVGRVVSVSSTDDAVVALEESSVDCVVSESDLDDGDGRAFLERIRDRYPSLPVVPWTADGDGAAASDVRVVDAPDYVTRDERPPTEFESLANRIRRAVDSGTAERDPNRRNLNTVSDLNQRLARADTIEEGLHVVLTDVCELTAWEYSEIWVPNSRRDELEHAKSYALNDSFREFVEVTRTTGFRKGEGLPGRVWATEDTEWIRDVSSLSPDKYIRTEIAASSNLKAAFGIPVKSAGRVEAVLAYYLTRPRAFDDDIAAVVETLAATFGSLIATELVRRPTNERLTERYEAPVRRLKAARTGIRTASTASDVARPVVDLAAETLNAAHCVAYLYDDRGAELVPAAVPEALDVRLEEFPRVSPGENAVWRSFVDGTATRLEGDDVADELAASGATVRRQLIVPLDDRGALVVGDPDPEVGDGFRVETVKAACDLAGAALARHLSEAELGRRSRELETLEDRLERSRRVVEGVQNAVAAVCEADSRPAISRAICTSLLSLRPVDGAWIGVPDPERNELRVAHHVGTPEAYLEGVPLALSEDNTLPAARAAAEREAVVEADTAGRPGEAGWRRTALLYEFRSLASVPIYHGGVLYGVLTAISTEPEGFDATVRDSLVELGSLVGHAFAAADRQDALLADETTTLTVEVTGARDPFARLASRFDAEVVIENVTRRSDGGYLVHFVVDDGDADEVATTLGEEASVRHSRVVCDSSSPRLEAVVGDCIVTSVAGLGAAVCEVTVSTRGIRIDLSIPRQWNKQEFTSRLRELYPDVRLRAYATPPRSGSSSAPPSDERLTDRQHEILEAAYRGGYFDQPRKSTGEEIAESLGISQPAFSTQLRAIQRKLVESIHRDERR, from the coding sequence ATGGCAGAACAGACTCTCGAGGGGGGAGTCGGCGACCGGCGGTCGGATGACGAACTAACCGTGCTCCTCGTGGCGCGCTCGTCGGCCGCAGAAGCCCTCGAAGCGGGGCTTCGGCGCGAGGTCGGACGCGTCGTCTCCGTCTCTTCGACCGACGACGCCGTCGTCGCGCTCGAGGAGTCGAGCGTCGACTGCGTCGTGAGCGAGTCGGACCTCGACGACGGTGACGGCCGCGCGTTCCTCGAACGGATCCGCGACCGGTACCCGTCGTTGCCGGTCGTCCCGTGGACCGCGGACGGCGACGGGGCGGCCGCGAGCGACGTCCGCGTCGTGGACGCGCCCGATTACGTCACCCGCGACGAGAGGCCACCGACCGAGTTCGAGTCGCTCGCGAACCGCATCCGCCGCGCCGTCGACTCCGGGACGGCCGAGCGGGACCCGAACCGTCGGAACCTCAACACCGTCTCGGATCTGAACCAGCGGCTCGCACGCGCCGACACGATCGAGGAAGGGCTACACGTCGTCCTGACGGACGTGTGTGAGCTGACGGCGTGGGAGTACAGCGAGATATGGGTCCCGAACTCGAGGCGGGACGAACTCGAACACGCGAAGTCGTACGCCCTGAACGACTCGTTTCGCGAGTTCGTCGAAGTGACGAGAACGACCGGGTTTCGGAAGGGCGAGGGGTTGCCCGGCAGGGTCTGGGCGACCGAGGACACCGAGTGGATCCGCGACGTGTCCTCGCTCTCGCCGGACAAGTACATCAGAACGGAGATCGCGGCGTCGTCGAACCTCAAAGCGGCCTTCGGGATCCCGGTGAAATCGGCGGGTCGCGTCGAGGCGGTGCTCGCGTACTACCTGACGCGCCCCCGGGCGTTCGACGACGACATCGCCGCCGTCGTCGAAACGCTCGCGGCGACCTTCGGGAGCCTGATCGCCACCGAACTGGTCCGCCGGCCGACGAACGAACGGCTGACGGAGCGATACGAAGCGCCGGTGCGCAGACTGAAGGCGGCGAGGACGGGGATACGGACCGCCAGCACGGCCAGCGACGTCGCCCGACCGGTCGTCGATCTGGCGGCGGAGACGCTGAACGCCGCCCACTGCGTGGCGTACCTGTACGACGACCGCGGCGCGGAACTCGTTCCGGCGGCCGTTCCCGAGGCGCTCGACGTTCGCCTCGAGGAGTTCCCGCGCGTCTCGCCGGGGGAGAACGCCGTCTGGCGGAGTTTCGTCGACGGGACGGCGACACGGCTGGAGGGGGACGACGTCGCCGACGAACTCGCGGCCTCCGGGGCGACCGTCCGCCGACAACTGATCGTGCCGCTCGACGACCGCGGCGCGCTCGTCGTCGGCGATCCCGACCCCGAGGTGGGAGACGGGTTCCGCGTCGAGACCGTGAAAGCGGCGTGTGACCTCGCCGGGGCAGCGCTCGCCCGCCACCTGAGCGAGGCCGAACTCGGCCGACGGAGCCGCGAACTCGAAACGCTCGAAGACCGACTCGAACGCTCCCGGCGGGTCGTCGAGGGCGTCCAGAACGCGGTGGCGGCCGTCTGCGAGGCCGACTCGCGGCCGGCGATCTCGCGGGCGATCTGTACGTCCCTCCTCTCGCTCCGGCCGGTGGACGGCGCCTGGATAGGGGTCCCCGACCCGGAGCGAAACGAACTGCGGGTCGCCCACCACGTCGGGACGCCCGAGGCGTATCTGGAGGGCGTTCCGCTCGCGCTCTCGGAGGACAACACGCTCCCGGCAGCCCGGGCCGCGGCCGAACGCGAAGCCGTCGTCGAAGCCGACACCGCCGGCCGGCCGGGGGAGGCGGGGTGGCGACGGACGGCCCTCCTGTACGAGTTCAGGTCGCTGGCCAGCGTCCCGATCTACCACGGGGGCGTCCTCTACGGGGTCCTCACCGCGATCAGCACCGAACCCGAGGGGTTCGACGCCACCGTGCGTGACTCCCTCGTCGAACTCGGGTCGCTCGTCGGGCACGCGTTCGCCGCGGCGGACCGGCAGGACGCGCTCCTCGCCGACGAGACCACGACGCTGACGGTCGAGGTCACCGGCGCGCGGGATCCGTTCGCGCGCCTCGCGTCCCGGTTCGACGCGGAGGTCGTCATCGAAAACGTCACCCGTCGATCCGACGGCGGCTATCTGGTTCACTTCGTCGTCGACGACGGCGACGCCGACGAGGTCGCGACCACCCTCGGGGAGGAAGCGAGCGTCCGCCACAGCCGCGTGGTGTGTGACAGTTCCTCGCCCCGACTCGAAGCCGTCGTCGGGGACTGCATCGTGACCAGCGTCGCCGGTCTGGGTGCAGCCGTCTGCGAGGTGACGGTCTCGACGCGGGGGATCAGGATCGACCTCTCGATCCCTCGCCAGTGGAACAAACAGGAGTTTACGAGTCGGCTGCGGGAGCTGTATCCGGACGTCCGGCTGCGGGCGTACGCCACGCCGCCGCGTTCCGGATCGTCGTCGGCCCCGCCGTCCGACGAGCGGTTGACCGACCGACA
- a CDS encoding ZIP family metal transporter, whose protein sequence is MAIGAPLGRRAATADHPLESVWGYGLASGAMVTSAALFLVPQAIGQHGQFGSLGIAVGFLAGYVGHTLGHRLTHLDLPVDHTAAELTVHALAAGAIIGAIYTAMPSLTSVLGVALVSHKAPAGYAAARRLAGQGRSVLALALPAAAVGLIALPVGIVGFDPSSVVRGLLFGVAAGVFLHVAVDLLPECTAGSETCPADAAVDGHRFRDRLRTHAAVSAVVGGAAVVLAWLLVV, encoded by the coding sequence ATGGCGATCGGCGCGCCGCTGGGCAGGCGCGCGGCGACCGCCGACCACCCGCTCGAGTCGGTGTGGGGGTACGGGCTCGCGAGCGGTGCGATGGTGACCAGCGCCGCGCTCTTTCTGGTCCCGCAGGCGATCGGCCAGCACGGTCAGTTCGGTAGCCTCGGCATCGCCGTCGGCTTCCTCGCGGGGTACGTCGGCCACACCCTCGGCCACCGGCTCACGCACCTCGACCTGCCGGTCGATCACACGGCGGCGGAACTGACGGTCCACGCCCTCGCGGCCGGGGCGATCATCGGCGCGATCTACACCGCGATGCCGTCGCTGACGTCGGTCCTCGGGGTCGCGCTCGTCTCGCACAAAGCGCCCGCCGGCTACGCCGCGGCGCGTCGACTCGCGGGTCAGGGACGGTCCGTCCTCGCCCTCGCGCTCCCGGCGGCCGCCGTCGGGCTGATCGCGCTTCCCGTCGGCATCGTCGGCTTCGATCCATCGAGCGTCGTTCGCGGGCTGCTGTTCGGCGTCGCTGCCGGCGTGTTCCTCCACGTCGCCGTCGACCTCCTGCCGGAGTGTACCGCCGGAAGCGAGACGTGTCCCGCGGACGCCGCGGTCGACGGCCACCGGTTCCGGGATCGGCTGCGAACGCACGCCGCAGTCAGCGCCGTCGTCGGGGGCGCCGCGGTCGTCCTCGCGTGGCTGCTGGTCGTCTGA
- a CDS encoding MFS transporter — MTRRRLFASLCGLVFLVNLARIIFAPLVDVFIARFSVGEATVGLIVTLAWVGSATPRLPTGLLLTRVPRHHVVLVSGTILTVASAFAATATTVRHLMVGAFLMGIASGVYFVSANPFLSELYPDRVGRVMGIHGAASQVAAVVAAPFVVLTLLVDWRLSLWAIAAGAALVTIHTWIAARRTDLPNAGREDRNFVAGALSEWRLIVTALAIVGATSFVWQGVFNFYELYMQSKGLSKGASGMMLTVVFAAGIPAFYFGGDLADRLRPVPYLLGVVGAFAASLLALTAIEGLVALIAMSAVVGFVIHALFPATDTYLLDTLPDSTRGSAYAVFSSSWMLAQALGSYVLGVFIEGGYAYDQVFGTAALFLGASVVVLALLDRTGRLPG, encoded by the coding sequence GTGACCCGTCGTCGTCTCTTCGCGTCTCTCTGTGGACTCGTCTTTCTCGTCAACCTCGCCAGAATCATCTTCGCGCCGCTGGTGGACGTGTTCATCGCGCGGTTCTCGGTCGGCGAGGCGACCGTCGGACTCATCGTGACACTTGCGTGGGTCGGGAGCGCGACCCCGCGGCTGCCGACCGGATTGCTGCTCACGAGGGTGCCGAGACACCACGTCGTCCTCGTCTCCGGGACGATCCTCACGGTCGCCAGCGCGTTCGCCGCGACCGCGACGACGGTCCGACATCTCATGGTCGGGGCGTTCCTCATGGGCATCGCCTCCGGCGTCTACTTCGTCTCGGCGAACCCGTTTTTGAGCGAACTGTACCCGGATCGCGTCGGCCGCGTCATGGGCATCCACGGGGCCGCGAGTCAGGTCGCCGCGGTCGTCGCGGCGCCGTTCGTCGTGCTCACGCTGCTGGTCGACTGGCGGCTCTCGCTGTGGGCGATCGCCGCCGGGGCGGCGCTGGTGACGATCCACACGTGGATCGCCGCGAGGCGGACCGACCTGCCAAACGCCGGCCGGGAGGACCGGAACTTCGTCGCCGGCGCGCTCTCGGAGTGGCGGCTCATCGTGACGGCGCTGGCGATCGTCGGCGCGACGTCGTTCGTCTGGCAGGGCGTCTTCAACTTCTACGAACTGTACATGCAGTCGAAGGGGCTCTCGAAGGGGGCCTCGGGGATGATGCTCACGGTCGTCTTCGCCGCCGGCATTCCCGCGTTCTACTTCGGCGGGGATCTGGCCGACAGGCTGCGGCCCGTCCCGTACCTGCTCGGCGTCGTCGGCGCGTTCGCCGCGAGCCTGCTCGCGCTGACGGCGATCGAGGGGCTGGTCGCGCTGATCGCGATGTCCGCGGTCGTCGGGTTCGTCATCCACGCCCTGTTCCCGGCGACGGACACGTACCTCCTCGACACGCTGCCGGACTCGACGCGGGGCAGCGCCTACGCCGTGTTCAGTTCCTCGTGGATGCTCGCGCAGGCGCTCGGCTCGTACGTCCTCGGCGTGTTCATCGAGGGCGGCTACGCCTACGACCAGGTGTTCGGGACCGCCGCGCTCTTCCTCGGCGCCTCGGTCGTCGTCCTCGCCCTCCTCGATCGGACGGGGCGGCTACCGGGCTGA
- a CDS encoding OsmC family protein: protein MADISLTTTNEDGFDTQSVIGDFALAIDPMDETGPNPNAVLVADYASCFLPAVRLGAQKAGYDDLGRMEIEATAEMDDEDDLEAIAFTLKVEADVDDPAELVALGEDMCHVHAALREDLTADVTVETDAFDD, encoded by the coding sequence ATGGCCGACATCTCCCTGACGACGACTAACGAAGACGGCTTCGACACGCAGAGCGTCATCGGCGACTTCGCGCTCGCCATCGACCCGATGGACGAGACGGGTCCGAACCCGAACGCGGTCCTGGTCGCCGACTACGCGTCGTGTTTCCTGCCCGCCGTCCGCCTCGGCGCGCAGAAGGCCGGCTACGACGACCTCGGCCGGATGGAGATCGAGGCGACGGCCGAGATGGACGACGAGGACGACCTCGAAGCGATCGCGTTCACGCTGAAGGTCGAAGCCGACGTCGACGACCCCGCGGAACTGGTCGCCCTCGGCGAGGACATGTGTCACGTCCACGCGGCGCTCCGCGAGGACCTGACCGCCGACGTCACCGTCGAGACCGACGCGTTCGACGACTAG
- a CDS encoding lipoate--protein ligase family protein translates to MTYRVIDEGVYSEPVQQALEGVLIERLDAGDLEPTLRFWYRESPAVALGRFQAYADEVAVDYVEEHDIDVVRRLTGGGAMYVEPGAVITYSLYLPREAVADDIEASYAELDRWAIDALREVGLDVSHEPLNDISHPDGKIGGAAQLRKGDAVLHHTTMSYDLDTSEMLRVLRIGEEKVSDKAIESAEKRVAVMSDYVDASREEVIDALTETFADRFEAEPGRLPDDVLDEARRRAVETFATDEWNRQL, encoded by the coding sequence ATGACCTACCGCGTTATCGACGAGGGGGTCTACAGCGAACCCGTCCAGCAGGCGCTCGAAGGCGTCCTGATCGAGCGTCTCGACGCTGGCGACCTCGAACCCACGCTGCGCTTTTGGTACCGCGAGTCGCCCGCCGTCGCGCTCGGGCGCTTCCAGGCGTACGCCGACGAGGTCGCGGTCGACTACGTCGAGGAGCACGACATCGACGTCGTCCGGCGGCTCACCGGCGGCGGCGCGATGTACGTCGAACCGGGCGCGGTGATCACCTACTCGCTGTACCTCCCCCGCGAGGCCGTCGCCGACGACATCGAGGCCAGCTACGCCGAACTCGACCGGTGGGCCATCGACGCCCTCCGCGAGGTCGGCCTCGACGTCTCCCACGAGCCGCTGAACGACATCTCCCACCCCGACGGGAAGATCGGCGGCGCGGCACAGCTTCGGAAGGGCGACGCCGTCCTCCACCACACGACGATGAGCTACGACCTCGACACCAGCGAGATGCTCCGGGTGCTCCGCATCGGCGAGGAGAAGGTCTCCGACAAGGCCATCGAGTCCGCCGAGAAGCGCGTCGCGGTCATGAGCGACTACGTCGACGCGAGCCGCGAGGAGGTTATCGACGCGCTGACGGAGACGTTCGCCGACCGCTTCGAGGCCGAACCCGGCCGGCTCCCCGACGACGTCCTCGACGAGGCGCGTCGACGCGCCGTCGAGACGTTCGCCACCGACGAGTGGAACCGACAGCTGTAA
- a CDS encoding LLM class flavin-dependent oxidoreductase, protein MDLSIVDLSPVPDDGTATDAYANTVESARQAETLGYERFWVAEHHGTADTLAGTTPEVLLGHLAAETDSIRLGSGAVLLNHYSPFKVAEVFGALDALAPGRIDAGLGRANGSPAVDDALGTERHVRNPDEDHAEKIEAVVSHLSDDYPDEHAYGDLKIPRSGAAAPVPWVLGSSPSSAAVAGELGLPYCFAAFIRPGFAEPAFETYRERFQPSRLAGGIDAPRGMVAVNAVCAGTDEEAARLRAVAEASYERMQRGIVGTVPSVDEAIDELGAVPEPTPATLDAGEWPRAISGSPETLDGLLSQLAGRVGVEEVMIQHVVADHGDALRSHELLADGVGLTPR, encoded by the coding sequence GTGGACCTCTCTATCGTCGATCTCTCCCCGGTCCCCGACGACGGCACCGCGACCGACGCGTACGCCAACACGGTCGAATCCGCACGACAGGCCGAAACGCTGGGCTACGAGCGGTTCTGGGTCGCCGAACACCACGGCACGGCCGACACCCTCGCGGGGACGACCCCCGAAGTGTTGCTCGGCCACCTCGCCGCCGAGACCGACTCGATTCGCCTCGGGTCGGGGGCGGTGCTGCTCAACCACTACAGCCCGTTCAAGGTCGCGGAGGTGTTCGGCGCGCTGGACGCCCTCGCGCCGGGTCGTATCGACGCGGGACTGGGGCGCGCGAACGGCTCGCCGGCCGTCGACGACGCCCTCGGCACGGAGCGACACGTCCGGAATCCGGACGAGGACCACGCCGAGAAGATCGAGGCCGTCGTCAGCCACCTCTCCGACGACTACCCCGACGAACACGCGTACGGTGACCTGAAGATCCCGCGCTCGGGTGCCGCGGCGCCCGTGCCGTGGGTGCTCGGATCGAGCCCGTCGAGCGCGGCCGTCGCGGGGGAACTCGGGTTGCCCTACTGTTTCGCGGCGTTCATCCGACCGGGATTCGCCGAACCCGCCTTCGAGACGTACCGCGAGCGGTTCCAGCCGTCGCGGCTGGCCGGCGGAATCGACGCGCCTCGGGGGATGGTCGCGGTAAACGCCGTGTGTGCCGGGACCGACGAGGAGGCGGCACGACTCCGAGCCGTCGCCGAGGCGTCCTACGAGCGGATGCAGCGGGGAATCGTCGGCACGGTCCCGTCCGTCGACGAGGCGATCGACGAACTGGGTGCGGTCCCCGAGCCGACGCCCGCCACGCTCGACGCCGGCGAGTGGCCGAGAGCGATCTCCGGGAGTCCCGAGACCCTCGACGGCCTGCTCTCCCAGCTCGCGGGCCGCGTCGGCGTCGAGGAGGTGATGATCCAGCACGTCGTGGCCGATCACGGGGACGCGCTCCGCTCGCACGAACTGCTGGCGGACGGCGTCGGCCTCACGCCTCGCTGA
- a CDS encoding PAS domain-containing sensor histidine kinase, which yields MTDRDDPRETARDDAGAEASRSYRRLVNSVDDGVYRLDADGRFVAVNDAIVRKTGVAREDLLGEHVSTVLEEGDAERLEREIRTRIETDADPEATFDLAIETADGERVPCELRFSVLASDGEFEGTAGVVRDADARDRRPADPASRWETYESITSVIDEADVGVFVLDEHLDVAWIDETIEEYFGVDRADVVGRSKREVVEDTLRDRLADPDAFAETVLETYAENSYVERFECRVTPGPDREGRWLGHQSKPIESGRYAGGRVELYYDVTDRKTSEQAHEESERRFQSLVDAVDEYAIFMLDPRGRVVSWNAGARQIKGYRRADIIGEHFSRFYTDADRRDGVPERNLAEARETGSVEDEGWRVRADGSRFWANVTITAIRDDGELRGYAKVTRDMTDRREREQQLQRERDLTNQILETSPVGIAVVNPDGSTSRANDRMADLLALSADDMGQYTLGRRDMYDADGEFLPVDERPAARAFATGEHLYEREVLVELPGGRQRWLSMNVAPIADEDGRPERVVATATDVTDLKELAERRKHELAAVKLATALLEPSDKPVDELVREFVINLPRSFRHPERTAARVSVGDYEATTDGYEPLDRAASARTRTATGTPITIDVVLEGPPDEGTDPFLDEERELIETLATLLRFYMERREYIDELRAETRRLEQFAYAASHDLQEPLRMVSSYLQLLDRRYGDELDADGREFLGYAVDGADRMREMIDGLLEYSRVKTRSDPFEPVDLDVVLDEALSNLEVRIAESGAEITADDLPTVEGDADQLRRLFQNLVDNAIEYSDGTPRVHVGSERAGAEWVVSVRDEGVGIAPDEQERIFEVFQRLHGRDEHPGTGIGLALCRRIVERHGGEIRVDSDPGEGSTFSFTLPAAETDVDV from the coding sequence ATGACCGACCGAGACGACCCGCGGGAGACGGCCCGCGACGACGCCGGCGCCGAGGCATCCCGGTCCTACCGACGGCTCGTGAATTCGGTCGACGACGGCGTCTACCGGCTGGACGCTGACGGGCGGTTCGTCGCGGTCAACGACGCGATCGTCCGGAAGACGGGCGTTGCGCGGGAGGACCTCCTCGGCGAGCACGTCTCGACGGTCCTCGAAGAGGGCGACGCCGAGCGACTCGAACGCGAGATCCGCACCCGGATCGAGACCGACGCGGACCCGGAGGCGACGTTCGACCTCGCGATCGAAACCGCCGACGGCGAGCGCGTTCCCTGCGAGTTGCGGTTCAGCGTCCTCGCGAGCGACGGCGAGTTCGAGGGGACCGCCGGCGTCGTCCGCGACGCCGACGCCCGCGATCGGCGGCCCGCCGACCCCGCCTCCCGCTGGGAGACCTACGAGTCGATCACCTCGGTCATCGACGAAGCCGACGTCGGCGTCTTCGTCCTCGACGAACACCTCGACGTCGCGTGGATCGACGAGACCATCGAGGAGTACTTCGGCGTGGATCGGGCCGACGTCGTCGGTCGCAGCAAGCGCGAGGTCGTCGAAGACACGCTCCGGGACCGACTCGCCGATCCCGACGCGTTCGCCGAGACCGTCCTCGAGACGTACGCGGAGAACTCCTACGTCGAACGGTTCGAGTGTCGGGTCACCCCCGGTCCCGACCGCGAGGGACGCTGGCTCGGCCACCAGAGCAAGCCGATCGAGTCCGGCCGGTACGCCGGCGGCCGCGTCGAACTGTACTACGACGTCACCGACCGGAAGACCTCGGAGCAGGCCCACGAGGAGAGCGAGCGACGGTTCCAGTCGCTGGTCGACGCGGTCGACGAGTACGCGATCTTCATGCTCGATCCGCGGGGCCGCGTCGTCAGCTGGAACGCGGGCGCACGGCAGATCAAGGGCTATCGGCGGGCGGACATCATCGGCGAGCACTTCTCGCGTTTTTACACCGACGCCGACAGACGCGACGGCGTTCCCGAACGCAACCTCGCGGAAGCGCGGGAGACCGGGAGCGTCGAGGACGAGGGCTGGCGGGTCCGGGCGGACGGCTCGCGGTTCTGGGCGAACGTGACGATCACGGCCATCCGGGACGACGGCGAGTTGCGCGGGTACGCGAAGGTCACCCGCGACATGACCGACCGGCGGGAACGGGAGCAACAGCTCCAGCGAGAACGCGACCTGACCAACCAGATTCTGGAGACCAGTCCGGTCGGCATCGCGGTCGTGAACCCGGATGGATCGACCAGCCGGGCCAACGATCGGATGGCCGACCTGCTCGCGCTGTCGGCGGACGATATGGGACAGTACACCCTGGGACGGCGGGACATGTACGACGCGGACGGCGAGTTCCTCCCGGTCGACGAACGGCCCGCGGCGCGCGCGTTCGCGACCGGCGAGCACCTGTACGAGCGGGAGGTTCTGGTGGAGCTTCCGGGGGGACGACAGCGGTGGCTGTCGATGAACGTCGCGCCGATCGCCGACGAGGATGGGCGGCCGGAGCGAGTCGTCGCGACGGCGACGGACGTCACCGACCTGAAGGAGCTGGCGGAACGGCGCAAGCACGAACTCGCCGCCGTCAAACTGGCGACGGCCCTGCTCGAACCGAGCGACAAACCGGTCGACGAGCTGGTACGGGAGTTCGTGATCAACCTCCCCCGGTCGTTCAGACACCCGGAGCGGACCGCCGCGCGCGTCTCGGTCGGCGACTACGAGGCGACGACCGACGGGTACGAGCCGCTCGACCGGGCCGCCAGCGCTCGCACGCGGACGGCCACGGGGACGCCGATTACGATCGACGTCGTCCTCGAAGGGCCGCCCGACGAGGGGACCGACCCCTTCCTCGACGAGGAGCGGGAACTGATCGAGACGCTCGCGACGCTGCTACGATTCTACATGGAGCGTCGCGAGTACATCGACGAACTGCGGGCGGAGACCAGACGCCTCGAACAGTTCGCCTACGCCGCCAGCCACGACCTGCAGGAACCCCTGCGGATGGTGTCGAGTTACCTGCAGTTGCTCGACCGACGGTACGGGGACGAACTGGACGCCGACGGCCGGGAGTTTCTCGGGTACGCCGTCGACGGCGCCGACCGCATGCGCGAGATGATCGACGGTCTGCTGGAGTACTCCCGGGTCAAGACGCGGAGCGATCCGTTCGAACCGGTCGACCTCGACGTCGTCCTCGACGAGGCGCTGTCGAACCTCGAAGTCCGAATCGCCGAGAGCGGCGCCGAGATTACCGCCGACGACCTCCCCACCGTCGAGGGCGACGCCGACCAGTTGCGACGGCTGTTCCAGAACCTCGTCGACAACGCCATCGAGTACAGCGACGGGACGCCGCGGGTCCACGTCGGGAGCGAGCGGGCCGGCGCCGAGTGGGTCGTCTCGGTGCGCGACGAGGGGGTCGGTATCGCCCCCGACGAGCAAGAGCGCATCTTCGAGGTCTTCCAGCGTCTCCACGGCCGCGACGAGCACCCGGGCACCGGGATCGGGCTGGCGCTCTGTCGGCGGATCGTCGAGCGCCACGGCGGCGAGATCCGCGTCGACTCCGACCCCGGCGAGGGGTCGACGTTCTCGTTTACCCTGCCGGCGGCGGAGACGGACGTCGACGTCTGA